GCTCGCCCGCCGCGAGCGCGCGCTCACAGGCGTCGGCCATCGATTCGGCATGATAGACGGCATGTGTTGGTTGAAACCAGCCGTCGCCTACGCGAGGGACCGCGGCGTCGTGTCCCTCGGCGCGCGCGAACAGATGAGTGACGAGCGCCGGATCGACGAAGGGCATATCGCAGGCCGCGACGAAGGCGTACTCACTTTCGGTGGCGCAAAGCCCCGTCCTGATCCCCGCCATCGGGCCCTCGTCGGGGGCAGGGTCCTCGGCGATCGCTACGGAGTTCGGGTAGCCCGCGAACGCCGCCTCGATGGCCGCGGTCTGGTCGGCCCGACAGTTCACGACGAGTCGGTCGGTTACGCCCGCGAGTCGGTCGCCGACCCGACGGATCATCGCTCTGCCCGCGAGGTCGGCGGTTGCCTTGTCCTCGCTTCCGAAACGGGTCGAGCGCCCGCCGGCGAGGACGACGCCGTCTGGCATACGTGTGGGTTCTCCCCTATCGGTATAGTTCGCTCGGCACGAACCCGTCATACTTTTCCCACCCGCTACCGTCGATTGAGCCATGTATGGCGCAGGTGAGGGTCGATGAAGGAGTCGCTGATGGAGATTATCTGCTGTCCGATCGACAAAGCCGATCTCGAACTCGATGTCGAAGAACGCGACGGCGAGGAGGTCCTCGAGGGGACACTGACCTGTACCGACTGCGGTGAGGTCTACTCGATCGAGGACGGCATTCCGAACCTCCTACCGCCGGATATGCGCGAGGACGCAGCGGCCTAACCGACCGTGGCACGGACGCTGCCCGTCGAGATCAACCGCCGGTCGGTCCACTCGATCGAGCCGGGGGTCCGCCAGTTCGAAACCAGCGAGAGCTTCACGGTCGAACTCACCAACCACGGCTCGGCGACCCACGTCCACCTCAATATCGATGACGGTCTCGCCGACGCGATCTCGCTCGACGGCGGCAACCACTTCGTCGAGGCCGGGCGCACCCACCGAATCGAAGCCAGCGTCGACCAGCGAAGCCGGCCCGTCAGCGGGCGACTGAAGGTCGTCACCGGGTACGGAGCCGAGACGGCGGTCATCGACATCTCCCTGATCCCGCCCGACGAACCCACCGAGAAGGTCCCCGTCGAGGTCGACGAGCGGCTCTCGAAACCCAAACCGCGGACGCGAGACCAGCCCGAACGGACGACCGAGACGACGCTTCCGACGCGGGCAATCGCCGCAGGCGGGCTCGTCGTCCTCGCCTTGCTGCTCGTCGTCGTCGGCTCGCTGATCGCGGGCAACCCGGCGGTGATACTCGGCGCCGGGATCGTTCTTCTAGCTGTTGCGGGCGCGGTTGTGCTCCTTTATGCCTGATCGTCGGGGTAGGTCGGCGTCCCCGACAGCTCCCCGTCTTCCAGTCGTCGCGCCCGGAGGTAGCGCGCCCGGTAGCGGTTCGCCCCCTCGTTGAGGTCGGCCTCGCGGATCTCGTCGGTTCGTCCCTCCGCGACCGCGTCGATGATCTCCTCGATCTGTTCTTTTTCCGTGGGTGTGAGATCGAACTCGTAGCTTCGGGTGTCCTCGCGGCCCAGCGTGACGAACTTCCGGGCGGCGGTGATGAACAGCGAGCACGGCTCTCGACAGGGGAACTCGCCCGATCCACGCTCGACGTCGAGGGCGGTCTCCTCGTCCTCGTCCCACTGTCGGCGTTTGAGACAGTGGGAATCGACACAGCAGGTCTCGGCGGCGGCTTCGAGCTCTTCGACCGAGAGCTGCGAGACGATCGAATAGATCCCCGACTGGCGCTCGGCGGCCTCACGAAAGTGCGTTACGTCGAGTTCGCCCTCGCGCTCGCGGTGCCAGTTCTCGACGGTCGCGGGGTAGACGAAATCGACCGTCCGAACGAGGTCGTCCCCGCTGAGATCGGGGTACTCCCAGCCGGTCGGAAGGGTGGGAGCGGTCGAGAGCGGCCGATATCGCCCCCGGTCGTCGTGCTTGACGAGCTCGCGAGCCGCCAGCGGATCGCTGTAGCTCTCGAGGCCCGTGCTGTTCTCGTCGTCGACGTGCCGGAGCGCGTAGCGGCGCTTGCCGTCCTCGCCGAGGCTCGCGGTGATCCGGAGCTGGCCCCAGCTCCGCGAGACGCCCGTCGAGAGCGCCTCGTAGCGCTCGCCGACCGGCCGCTCGTCGGCGCGCTCGATCCACCGCAGGAACGCGTAGCGCGCGCCCGCGGGTCCGACGGCGCGGGTCCAGTAGTACCAGTTCGAGACGTACCAGGGGTTCTCCTCGGCGAACTTTCGAAGCCCCTTCTCGTCGGTTTCGAGGCGATCGCCGGGGATCTCGGCGCGATAGCGGTCGTCGGTCGGCGAGACCGTGAGGTCGTCGAACTCGATGCCCGCCGAGGCGCTCGAGACGAACGCGTCGAGCTGTGGGGCGTTCATCAGTCGCCTGCGACCCCCGCACCGGGCTCCCGTTCGCCGTCCGGCGCGCCGCTCACGTCCGCGCCGGCCTCGGCGGCACGTTCGAGCAACACGTCGGCCATCAGGGGTTCGGTACCGACCGCGCCCGAGTACCAGATCCGGTGGCCCGCTACCTCCGCGGGAACCTCGTAGCCCGTCCGGTAGTCCTCGGTCAAACCCATGTCCTCGGGGATGTCCTCCTGGGTGTGAAAGCCGTCGGCGATGAAGAGCGGAACGACGACCACGTCGGGACTCTCGAAGAAGTCGGTGACGTCGTCGACTTCCGGCTCCTCGTCCATGAACAGCGCCTTCACCTCGTCGAACCGACCCGAGTCGCGGATCCGCTCGGTGTGGTAATGGATCGCGTTCGCGCTGTTCTCGTTTCGCTCCGTACCGTGGCCGACGATCGCGAGGCCGAACCCCTCCCCAACGTCGGGGTCGCCGGCGATCGACTCCGCGCGCCGGACGATCACGTCGCTCATCGAGTCGTGGGTGCCCGCGGGCCCGCAGTAGTGGACCGTTTTTTCGACGTCGCTGGCTTTCAGGGTGGCGTGATCCGCACTGACGCCGTCCTCTGAGTCCCATGCCGAGACGTCCCAGCCTTCGAGGCGGAGTTCGCGGGGGATGACCTGCTCGGTGAAGTAGCCCTCGCTGACGAACAGCGGGACGACGTAGACCTCGTCGCTTTCGAGGGTGCGAAGCACCTCCCGAAAGGAGGGCTCTTCCTTCCAGAACGCCTCGCGGACCTCGTCGAAGACTCCGGTCTCGCGGATCGTATCGGCGTGCGAGAACGTCGGTTTCGACGAGCCGGGGTTGAGGTGCGACCCGTGGCCGACGATGACGAGTGCCTGCATGGTCGTCGCTAGCGACGGCGAACGCATAGGAGTTACTGTCGAACGCTCGCTCGAGGGATCGACCTACGTTCGCCCGCGCAGATCCCGAAAGATCGCCTGGACGACGCGCCGGTCGCCGAACTCGATGGTCGCGGCGTTGATCTCGACGGGGATCTCGTGGCCCTCGGCGTGGACGACGACGAGGTCGCGGTCGTCGCGGATCACGCCGCTCGATTCGGCGTGTTCCTCGAAGACGTCGACGTAGTACCCCCGGTCGTCCTCGGGGTGGAGTTCGGTCTGGTGGAGGCCCCGAAGCTCCTCGCGCGGGCGACCGAACAGTTCCTCGGCGGCAGTGTTGACCTCCAAAAGCCTCCCGGATTCGGCGTCGACGACGAGGATCGCGTCGGGGGCGGTTTCGAGCAGTCGCTCGTAGCTCTCGCGGGTCTCTTCGAGGGCCCGCTCGACCCGGCGCTGTTCGACGGCCCCTCGAATGCGGGTTGCGAGCAGTTCGAACCCTTCGAGCCCGCTGCCCTTCGAGACGTAGTCCGTGACGCCCGCCGAGATCGCCTCGCTTGCGACCTGCTCGCTCCCCTGTCCGGTAAAGAGGACGAACGGGAGTCGAGGATACGATTCGCGAACCCGGCCGAGGAGATCGACGCCCGTGAGTCCCGGCATCTGGTAGTCGCTGACGACGCACTCGACGCTCTCGCTCCCGATCCGGTCGAGTACCGCCGTCGGATCGATCGTCTGTCGAAGGTGGATCTCGGAATCGACCTCCGTCAGGGACGTCTGCGTGAGCCGCAGGAAGGCCTCGTCGTCGTCGACATGTAACACTCTGATCGGCCCCTCCGCCGGTCGCACCGACTTCATCTCATAACAGTGTGTTCTCCTGCACGATAGGTGTTTATATAGTCGAGCGCCGAACGCGCCGCCGGAAACCCGACCGACGGGTTGAAAGGCGCGCCCGGCGACGTATCGGGTGATGCTGTCCGTGACGAACACGCTCTCGGACGAGCGCGAGGAGTTTCGATCGACCGGGGCGGACGAGGAGGTCCTGCTGTACGTCTGCGGACTGACGGTCTCGGACGACGCCCACCTCGGTCACGCCCGGGTGTGGGTCCACGCCGACGTGATGTGTCGCTGGCTCGAACACGAGGGCTACGACGTTCGTCACGTCGAGAACTTCACCGACGTCAACGAGAAGATCGCCGCCCGGGTCGGCGAGGACGACCTCGGCGGGAGCGAACTCGACGTCGCACGCCACTTCATCGAGGGGACGATCGCCGACATGCGCGGGCTCAACCTGAAGCGCGCGACGGTCTATCCGCGCGTCTCCGAGCACGTCCCCGAGATCGTCGCGCTGATCGAGCGCCTGCTCGAATCGGGTCACGCCTACGAGTCGAACGGTTCGGTCTACTTCGACGTCACCAGCTTCGAGGAGTACGGCACACTCTCGAACCAGGACGTCGAGGACCTCGAATCCCAGGGCGACCCCGAGGAGCGAAGCGAGAAGCGCCACCCCGCCGACTTCGCGCTCTGGAAGGCCGGCGGCGTCTCCGAAAGTGCCATCGCCGAGCACGCGAAGATCGACCACGACCATCCCCCTGAAGGCGAGACGTGGGACTCGCCGTGGGGCGAGGGCCGTCCCGGGTGGCACATCGAGTGTTCGGCGATGGCGATGACCCACCTCGACGAGACCATCGACATCCACGTCGGCGGCCACGACCTGGTCTTCCCACACCACGAGAACGAGATCGCCCAGAGCGAGGCCGCCACCGGCGAACGGTTCGCGAACTACTGGCTCCATACGGGCCTGCTCGAAACCGAGGGCGAGAAGATGAGTTCGAGTCTGGGCAACTTCTTCACCGTCTCTGCCGCGCTCGAGGAGTTCGGCCCCGACGTGCTCCGCTCGTTTTACCTCTCGACGGAGTACGGCTCGAACCAGACGTTCTCGGAGGCGGCGATGGAGGAGGCCCGAGAGCGCTTCGAACGGCTCGAACGTGCCCACGAGCGCGCGACCGAGGCGATGGACGGTCCCGAGGCGCGGACGAAAGTCGAGGACGGCGACCTCCGGGCGACCGTCGAGGAGACACGCGCGGGGTTCGCACGGGCGATGAACGACGACTTCGGGGTTCGCGAGGCGATGGCCGCGCTCCTCGAACTCGCCGGCGCGCTCAACCGCCACCTCGATTCGCACGCGGAGTACGATTATCGGGGGCTGCGCCGGGCCATCGAGACCATCGAGGAGTTCGGTGGGGACGTCTTCGGACTCTCCTTCGGCACGGACGAGGGTGGCCGGGTCGAACTCGCCGAGGACCTCGTCGAACTCGTCCTTCGGGTCCGCGAGGAGGAACGCGAGGCGGGCAACTACGAGCGCGCCGACGCGCTCCGGGAGGACCTCGAATCGCTTGGGGTGGGTGTCGAGGACGAGGGAGAGGAGAGCACCTACCGGCTGTCGGAGCGGCGCTCGTAGCTCACGATTGGGTAACGGATCGAGTGGACCGCCACGGTCCTTATCGCGGGATGGACAACGGGTACAGCGATGACCATCACACGCCGCGAGCTCTGCTCGCTCAGACGCCCGCAGAGACGATCGACGATCTCGCGGTGCTGTCTCCGTGCACAGCAGATCCACGCGATCACCCACCCACTCACAGGGCGACCCCAGCGAGGAGGTTCAGCGGTCGAGAAAGGGACCATGGCGGCGTTCGAGGAACGGTTCGGCGCCCCCTTCGCGGAGATGACCGGCCACACCCACTAGGAACGACGGCGCTAGTCGCTTATTATCGCGGATCGGATAGACACCAGATAGCGTGCACGTACTCGTGGTCACGGACCTGGAGGGGCCGGCAGGGGTCGATTCCTTCCGGCAGACACGGACGGGACGGATCGAGCGAAAACGGGGCGCGATGGACCGACTCGCCAGCGAGGTCAACGCCTGTATCGAAGGCGTCCGGTCGGTCGCACCCGATGCCGCAATCGACGTCTGGGACGGCCATGGCAGCGGCGGACTGCGGGAGGGCGACCTCGTTGGCGGGCGTTACCTCGCGAGCGGGCGCCCGTACTTCCACCTCGGGGATCACGATGCGGTGGTGTTCGTCGGCCAGCACGCGATGGCCGGCACGCCAAACGGGCCGCTGTGTCACACCTACTCGTCGCTCTCGATCGACTACTACAAGCTCAATGGGGTGTTCGTCGGCGAGTTCGCCTGCCGAGCGCTGATCGCCGGCCGACAGGGCGTTCCCACGGTGTTCGTCGCCGGCGACGACAAGACGGTTCTCGAGGCCCGACAGTTCGTCCCGGACATCGAAACGACGGTCACGAAGTACGGCACGGGACGGGAGTCCGCGCGCCACCGCGACCCCAAGGAGGTCGAGGCGGAGATCCGCGACCGCGCCGCAGCCGCCATCAGGAATCTGGACGACGTTCCACCGTACACGGACCTGAAACCGCCTTATTCGCTGGAGATCCGGTATCTCGAGCCCGAAAACGCCTCGAAGATCGACCGGGCTGCCGGGTGGATACGACGGTACGTCCCGCCCCTTCGGGGACGCCTTCCGGTCGCGATGGGCGTGACGCGGATCGATTCGCGAACGATCCGCGTGGAAGCCGATCGACTGCTCGATCCCGATTCGGGGCTCTATCACCGACTGTGACGGAGTCGTCGCGCTCGTCGTTCAGTCGGAGGCGAGCGGAATCGACTACGGTGTCGACGCGTTCGGCCGTCCGCGCCCGCGGTCCTCGACCGTCGCGGCGATGTCGGCGTTGGCCCGCGAACTCTCGAAGTAGACGCGCTCGTATTCGGTGGAATCGTACTCGGCGTACACATCGAGGGTGGCATTCTCCCCGTCGATCGCGTCGAGAACGGCCGCATCGTCGAAGCGCACGATCAGTTCGTCGCCGGTTTCGGCGACCGTTTCGGGTTCGACCGTGTCGCCGGCGGTCGTCCACAGTTCGACGTCGCCCGCGAGCCCGCCGAAATCAGTCGGGAACGCGAGGTGAAGGTCGATCCGACCGCAGTCGTCGAGGGTGATCTCGGGCGCGGTCCCGAAATCCGAGTCGACACGGCGCATCCGTCCCTCGACGGTCGGCGCGACGGTCCCGCGCTCTTCCAGATACTCGATGGTCGTCGTCGCCAGCAGTTCGCCCGTGTCCTCGATTACCGGCTTGTCCGCAAGCGGGTACCCGCTGCCGCCGCCGGCCATGTAGGAGTTGACGGCCACCGCGTACGTCTCCTCGTCGTCGAGCGGTTCGCCGCCAACCGAGACGTCGCGGACGAGATCGGTCCCTTCGTGGCCGATCCACTCGAAGGTGACGCCGCTGACCTGCTGGCTGACCTCCGTACCGTACTGTTCGCCCGTCTCGCTTTCCAGGGTGACGACCTGGCTGACGAGCGTCTCGATCAGTTCCGCGCCCGTCAGTTCGACCGTCGTGAGCGTGTTGTCGAACGGGAGCACGTTGAACACGTCGCCGCCGGTGAGTCCGCCCGGCCCGTAGGCGGCGTCCGAGCGGATGCCGCCGGCGTTCGTGATGGCGACGTCAGCATCGGCCTTCTCGCGCATCGCGTCGGTGACGAGGTTGCCGACTGCAGTCTCCTCGTGGTAGTTCAGGTTCGCACCCGCATCGAGTTCGGTCTCGGTGGTGGCGACGACCTCGTCTGTG
This window of the Halalkalicoccus subterraneus genome carries:
- a CDS encoding DUF7524 family protein, which gives rise to MARTLPVEINRRSVHSIEPGVRQFETSESFTVELTNHGSATHVHLNIDDGLADAISLDGGNHFVEAGRTHRIEASVDQRSRPVSGRLKVVTGYGAETAVIDISLIPPDEPTEKVPVEVDERLSKPKPRTRDQPERTTETTLPTRAIAAGGLVVLALLLVVVGSLIAGNPAVILGAGIVLLAVAGAVVLLYA
- the cysS gene encoding cysteine--tRNA ligase; the protein is MMLSVTNTLSDEREEFRSTGADEEVLLYVCGLTVSDDAHLGHARVWVHADVMCRWLEHEGYDVRHVENFTDVNEKIAARVGEDDLGGSELDVARHFIEGTIADMRGLNLKRATVYPRVSEHVPEIVALIERLLESGHAYESNGSVYFDVTSFEEYGTLSNQDVEDLESQGDPEERSEKRHPADFALWKAGGVSESAIAEHAKIDHDHPPEGETWDSPWGEGRPGWHIECSAMAMTHLDETIDIHVGGHDLVFPHHENEIAQSEAATGERFANYWLHTGLLETEGEKMSSSLGNFFTVSAALEEFGPDVLRSFYLSTEYGSNQTFSEAAMEEARERFERLERAHERATEAMDGPEARTKVEDGDLRATVEETRAGFARAMNDDFGVREAMAALLELAGALNRHLDSHAEYDYRGLRRAIETIEEFGGDVFGLSFGTDEGGRVELAEDLVELVLRVREEEREAGNYERADALREDLESLGVGVEDEGEESTYRLSERRS
- a CDS encoding DR2241 family protein, with translation MNAPQLDAFVSSASAGIEFDDLTVSPTDDRYRAEIPGDRLETDEKGLRKFAEENPWYVSNWYYWTRAVGPAGARYAFLRWIERADERPVGERYEALSTGVSRSWGQLRITASLGEDGKRRYALRHVDDENSTGLESYSDPLAARELVKHDDRGRYRPLSTAPTLPTGWEYPDLSGDDLVRTVDFVYPATVENWHREREGELDVTHFREAAERQSGIYSIVSQLSVEELEAAAETCCVDSHCLKRRQWDEDEETALDVERGSGEFPCREPCSLFITAARKFVTLGREDTRSYEFDLTPTEKEQIEEIIDAVAEGRTDEIREADLNEGANRYRARYLRARRLEDGELSGTPTYPDDQA
- a CDS encoding DUF7545 family protein; its protein translation is MTITRRELCSLRRPQRRSTISRCCLRAQQIHAITHPLTGRPQRGGSAVEKGTMAAFEERFGAPFAEMTGHTH
- a CDS encoding M55 family metallopeptidase, whose protein sequence is MHVLVVTDLEGPAGVDSFRQTRTGRIERKRGAMDRLASEVNACIEGVRSVAPDAAIDVWDGHGSGGLREGDLVGGRYLASGRPYFHLGDHDAVVFVGQHAMAGTPNGPLCHTYSSLSIDYYKLNGVFVGEFACRALIAGRQGVPTVFVAGDDKTVLEARQFVPDIETTVTKYGTGRESARHRDPKEVEAEIRDRAAAAIRNLDDVPPYTDLKPPYSLEIRYLEPENASKIDRAAGWIRRYVPPLRGRLPVAMGVTRIDSRTIRVEADRLLDPDSGLYHRL
- a CDS encoding CbiX/SirB N-terminal domain-containing protein, which produces MQALVIVGHGSHLNPGSSKPTFSHADTIRETGVFDEVREAFWKEEPSFREVLRTLESDEVYVVPLFVSEGYFTEQVIPRELRLEGWDVSAWDSEDGVSADHATLKASDVEKTVHYCGPAGTHDSMSDVIVRRAESIAGDPDVGEGFGLAIVGHGTERNENSANAIHYHTERIRDSGRFDEVKALFMDEEPEVDDVTDFFESPDVVVVPLFIADGFHTQEDIPEDMGLTEDYRTGYEVPAEVAGHRIWYSGAVGTEPLMADVLLERAAEAGADVSGAPDGEREPGAGVAGD
- a CDS encoding PAS domain S-box protein, which encodes MKSVRPAEGPIRVLHVDDDEAFLRLTQTSLTEVDSEIHLRQTIDPTAVLDRIGSESVECVVSDYQMPGLTGVDLLGRVRESYPRLPFVLFTGQGSEQVASEAISAGVTDYVSKGSGLEGFELLATRIRGAVEQRRVERALEETRESYERLLETAPDAILVVDAESGRLLEVNTAAEELFGRPREELRGLHQTELHPEDDRGYYVDVFEEHAESSGVIRDDRDLVVVHAEGHEIPVEINAATIEFGDRRVVQAIFRDLRGRT
- a CDS encoding methytransferase partner Trm112 translates to MKESLMEIICCPIDKADLELDVEERDGEEVLEGTLTCTDCGEVYSIEDGIPNLLPPDMREDAAA
- a CDS encoding molybdenum cofactor guanylyltransferase, which produces MPDGVVLAGGRSTRFGSEDKATADLAGRAMIRRVGDRLAGVTDRLVVNCRADQTAAIEAAFAGYPNSVAIAEDPAPDEGPMAGIRTGLCATESEYAFVAACDMPFVDPALVTHLFARAEGHDAAVPRVGDGWFQPTHAVYHAESMADACERALAAGERKVIAPLEYVNYVVIEEEEAREHAALDTFENLNTREEFERAAERFR